The Thiovulum sp. ES DNA window ATGGTTTTGCTGATGGAGATTCTTCTATTGCACAATTAAAGAGTCCATCAGGGTTTGATTTTGATAAAAATTGGAATATCTTTGTTGCGGATACAAATAATGGTAGAGTCCGTAAAATTACACCTAATGGTGATGTAACAACTATTGCTGGAGATGGAGTACTTGATGTTTATGATACTCAAAATTTAACTGGTTGGGGAAAAGATATAAGTTTAACTTCTCCTGCTGGTTTAGCAATAGATAAATCTGGAAATATTTTTGTTGGAAATCAAAGAGAATGTTTGAACAATTTATATGCAATATCTAAATTATCAAAAATAAAAAGATATATCATTTCTGGAAAACCGACTCAAGATAATGTTGGACTTCATGAATTCTCTTTTAAAGTTTCTGATGGAGAAAAAGAGAAAGCAGTTGATTTTAATATCACTGTTATTGATTTACCTTTCCCGCCAGTTTTAGAATTTGGTGGAGAAAAATCAGTTTCAATTGAGGCAAATTCAACATCAACTTTCCTTGATTTTAATGCAACTGATCGTGATACAACAACAAATTTCACTTTTTCTCTTTCTGGTACTGACAGCGAATTTTTCCAAATCGATCCACTTTCTGGAGAAATTTCACTAAATGAAAAACTATCAACTTATAAAAAGATTGATAATGATGGAAATGGTGTTTATGAATTAAATGTTACGGTTGCTGACAATAGTGAAGCTGATTTATCTGAAACAATTGAATTTAAATTCGTTCTAAGAGATTTAGTTATCAATAAAGAAGACTTTAATATCTCCATCTCTGTTTTAGATTCTTCTGGTGAAAAAGATTCTGATTTTGATGGAATTGTCTATTTAACCTTAGATGGACTTGGTAAGCTTGATGGAAATCTATCAGCAAAAGTTAAAAAAGGAGATGCTAATTTCACAGTTTCATATTCTCGTTCTGACTATTTTGAAGACTTCAATGTAAGTTTCTCAGCAACTGATGGAGCAGATTTAAATGTTTCAAAATTAGAATTCACAACAGTTGGACATCTTCATAGTATTGACTCAAAAGATAAAGTTACAGTTTATGATAACAAATATTTCTATTACGATTTTAATATTTCTGATCTTGATGGTGCAAGTAGCTATGAATTTAAAGAGCTAAATAATTCTCTTCCAAGTTGGTTAGAAATTCACAAATTCGATGAAACTAATATTGAAACAAATCAAAAAACATTTTTTACTGCTGATTCAACAAAACAATACGAAATCGGAAGCATTGCTATTGATCCAGTTACTGAAAACATCTTTTCAGCAACACCTTTTTGGATAATGTCAAATGGAGCATACACATATAAAATATTGAAAGTCTCTGAGCATGGTGAAGAAATTTTCTCAAAAGATATTTCACATGGTTCAGAAATTTATAATTTATATGCATATAATGATAGAATTATTTTTGATGGAGCTGACGGTATTTATGAAATAAGTTCTGATTTTGAATCTATTTCTCAAATTCATCATGGAGAAGTCTTAAAAGGTTTTAGTAAAGACGATAAAGTCTATTTCATCGATAAAAGCGACAATAAAACTCTTGTGTTTGATTGGTCTAATTCTGCTATCGAAGAGCTTTCAACTGGTTCAGAAAATATTGAATTTGAAATAATTGCTTTTGGATTTGATAGCATTGGAAATCTATTTATTAGAACTGAATTTAACTCTATTGAAAAAATAGATACAAATGAAGATGTTTCAACATTCCTTCAATATTCAAATTTACTTGATGGCTATAATTTATTTGGTAATGTTAAGGAATTCTATATTGATAAAGAAGATCAGATTTTTGTAATACATGGTTATTATGATGAGCATGATAGGAAATTGATTTATGGTCTTACTCAAATAAATTCAGATTATGCTACTCGTATTGGTTCTTTCAGTATTGATAAAGTTGGGAACTCTTCTGACTCTACCTATTATAATTTAGATATTGACAAGAAAACTTTCTATTTTGCTGATGTATACAACTTGAATAAAATTGACTTTAGTATTAAAGAAGAAAGCAAAGCATTTTTATACGGAACTCCTATTCAAAGTGATATTGGAGAACACAATCTCTCTTTTGCAATTTTCGACAAAGAGTTTTCAGTTGAGGAAAATATAACAATAAATGTAATCGATAATGATGACACATCTCTTGTTTTAACAACTTCAACTTTCCGTGTTCCTGAGGGTAAAGAGAATTTATTTTTAACTCCAGAACCAATTGATTTAAACGGAAAACCAATTACAAGTTTTGAGGTAGTTGGTAATAATCAAGATTTATTCTCAATTTCAGACAATAATGAGTTGTTGATTTCAAAAGCTTTTTATTATACAAACACAATAAGTTTAACTCTTGATGTTGCAATTTCAAATGGCGAAGAGAGTGTTATTAAACAGATTAACTTAATTGTTGAGGAGGACTTTAGTCTT harbors:
- a CDS encoding Cadherin domain-containing protein (PFAM: Cadherin domain), which codes for TNLSILELQENLPDWLSLEEKEEWYSELYFENNFSVTNLDFDSYGNLYVSSSEDDKGRILKILPNGKERLILNDPYFKGIFSTTFDKEDNLYFSVYNTIHAIFKMSPDRNLTNLITTSGSITPSIDGNLNVATVQMPTSLLIKDDYLYFSEKLSNDIRRIDFNSSTVETPYINQNYYFQIIENIKLDKDGNFVLSNKNRSSIEKINKDGEISKIVGGSYGFADGDSSIAQLKSPSGFDFDKNWNIFVADTNNGRVRKITPNGDVTTIAGDGVLDVYDTQNLTGWGKDISLTSPAGLAIDKSGNIFVGNQRECLNNLYAISKLSKIKRYIISGKPTQDNVGLHEFSFKVSDGEKEKAVDFNITVIDLPFPPVLEFGGEKSVSIEANSTSTFLDFNATDRDTTTNFTFSLSGTDSEFFQIDPLSGEISLNEKLSTYKKIDNDGNGVYELNVTVADNSEADLSETIEFKFVLRDLVINKEDFNISISVLDSSGEKDSDFDGIVYLTLDGLGKLDGNLSAKVKKGDANFTVSYSRSDYFEDFNVSFSATDGADLNVSKLEFTTVGHLHSIDSKDKVTVYDNKYFYYDFNISDLDGASSYEFKELNNSLPSWLEIHKFDETNIETNQKTFFTADSTKQYEIGSIAIDPVTENIFSATPFWIMSNGAYTYKILKVSEHGEEIFSKDISHGSEIYNLYAYNDRIIFDGADGIYEISSDFESISQIHHGEVLKGFSKDDKVYFIDKSDNKTLVFDWSNSAIEELSTGSENIEFEIIAFGFDSIGNLFIRTEFNSIEKIDTNEDVSTFLQYSNLLDGYNLFGNVKEFYIDKEDQIFVIHGYYDEHDRKLIYGLTQINSDYATRIGSFSIDKVGNSSDSTYYNLDIDKKTFYFADVYNLNKIDFSIKEESKAFLYGTPIQSDIGEHNLSFAIFDKEFSVEENITINVIDNDDTSLVLTTSTFRVPEGKENLFLTPEPIDLNGKPITSFEVVGNNQDLFSISDNNELLISKAFYYTNTISLTLDVAISNGEESVIKQINLIVEEDFSLSTPRFNSVDENTIFSSEIDFDAENYINYKVSFCGGKDDHLFGIYGQTLKSLQPLQYENNNNGNYSVCLRYEDEYGYIFETNSTVMVKNIDEFGCRTFDFDTPEDWESFWTVEGNNYTPQVVDGKLRLTEYANDQYGSISSNFRLYSSYDFNNPEKDFNESIEFQANIGDGGADWLGVQLRDNFGEEAIGVYLDKFGSLNDGNEDSIILKHYGETIYSTYNQNLGNSNDTWKLEIRNRYIVSDSQAYNAREIIFYRNNVEVFSEDIDNISYFLENSHITFSAKTGGANNL